The Streptomyces sp. NBC_01353 genome contains a region encoding:
- a CDS encoding aspartate/glutamate racemase family protein, with protein sequence MRGSAAPGVRAELAASVDPGAVPAVVLINPNTSTDTTAMMTAIARRTLGPLVRGVTVARGPRMLTDPAALPAAAPEVVAAGRRALASGTCRALLVAAFGDPGLAELRALSLASARGPVPVVGIGEAALLEAAASGRSFGIATTTPLLAGAVVERVAALGLSDRFTGLRLTEGDPQALSADPESLRESLARAVQECVVRDGARAVVIGGGPLGEAAESLRARFETPVIAPIPAACRRLAKLLDPWREGNTPR encoded by the coding sequence GTGCGTGGATCGGCAGCCCCCGGTGTACGGGCGGAGCTCGCCGCTTCCGTCGACCCCGGCGCGGTGCCGGCGGTCGTCCTCATCAACCCCAACACGTCGACGGACACCACCGCGATGATGACCGCGATCGCCCGGCGGACGCTGGGACCGCTGGTCCGTGGGGTGACCGTGGCGCGCGGCCCGCGGATGCTCACCGACCCGGCCGCCCTGCCCGCAGCCGCCCCGGAGGTGGTCGCGGCCGGCCGCCGGGCCCTGGCCTCCGGCACCTGCCGGGCGCTGCTGGTGGCCGCCTTCGGCGACCCGGGCCTGGCGGAACTGCGGGCGCTCTCCCTGGCCTCGGCGCGCGGGCCGGTGCCGGTCGTCGGCATCGGGGAGGCGGCCCTGCTGGAGGCCGCCGCTTCCGGGCGGAGCTTCGGCATCGCGACGACCACGCCGCTGCTGGCGGGGGCCGTCGTCGAGCGGGTCGCCGCCCTCGGCCTCTCCGACCGCTTCACCGGCCTCCGCCTGACCGAGGGAGACCCGCAGGCCCTGTCCGCCGACCCGGAGTCGCTCCGCGAGAGCCTGGCGCGTGCGGTCCAGGAGTGTGTCGTACGGGACGGTGCGCGGGCCGTCGTCATCGGCGGCGGCCCACTGGGCGAGGCGGCCGAGTCCCTGCGCGCCCGGTTCGAGACCCCGGTGATCGCCCCGATCCCGGCGGCCTGCCGCAGGCTCGCGAAGCTGCTGGACCCATGGCGGGAGGGCAACACGCCCCGATGA
- a CDS encoding nucleobase:cation symporter-2 family protein: MFTSGLQHVAAMYAGVVAPPLIVGAAVGLSGTELTFLTGASLFTAGLATFLQTLGVWKIGARLPFVNGVTFAGVAPMLAIVDTTDNKADALPIIFGAIIVAGLLGFIAAPYFSKLVRFFPPVVTGTVITLIGVSLLPVAFGWAQGPNPTAKDYGSTTYLTLAAITLVVVLVLRRFTRGFLKQIAVLVGLVIGTLIAIPFGVTDFSPVAEASVIGFPSPFHFGAPQFALAAIVSMIVVMLVSMTESTADMLALGEIVDRPADEKTIAAGLRADTLGSAISPLFNGFMCSAFAQNIGLVAMTKIRSRFVVACGGGFLVLMGLSPIAASLISVVPRPVLGGAGVVLFGSVAASGIQTLVKAGLEKDNNVLIVAVSLAVGIIPITEPEFYHAFPETAKIILDSGISTGCVAAVLLNLVFNHLGKRGDEDTVTAPMEPGEEISETRTAKAAHVH; the protein is encoded by the coding sequence ATGTTCACCAGCGGTCTCCAGCACGTGGCCGCCATGTACGCCGGGGTCGTGGCCCCGCCCCTGATCGTCGGCGCGGCCGTCGGACTCTCCGGCACCGAACTGACCTTCCTCACCGGAGCCAGCCTCTTCACCGCAGGACTCGCCACCTTCCTCCAGACACTCGGTGTCTGGAAGATCGGCGCCCGGCTGCCGTTCGTCAACGGCGTCACCTTCGCCGGCGTCGCCCCCATGCTGGCGATCGTCGACACCACCGACAACAAGGCCGACGCCCTGCCGATCATCTTCGGCGCGATCATCGTCGCGGGTCTCCTCGGCTTCATAGCCGCCCCGTACTTCTCCAAGCTCGTCCGCTTCTTCCCGCCCGTGGTCACCGGCACCGTGATCACCCTCATCGGCGTCTCGCTCCTTCCGGTCGCCTTCGGCTGGGCCCAAGGCCCCAATCCGACGGCCAAGGACTACGGTTCGACGACCTACCTCACCCTCGCGGCGATCACGCTCGTCGTCGTGCTGGTCCTGCGCCGCTTCACGCGGGGCTTCCTGAAGCAGATCGCCGTCCTGGTCGGTCTGGTCATCGGCACCCTCATCGCGATCCCGTTCGGTGTCACGGACTTCAGCCCGGTGGCCGAGGCGTCCGTGATCGGCTTCCCGTCGCCGTTCCACTTCGGCGCCCCGCAGTTCGCGCTCGCCGCGATCGTCTCCATGATCGTGGTCATGCTCGTCTCGATGACCGAGTCGACCGCCGACATGCTGGCGCTCGGCGAGATCGTCGATCGACCGGCCGACGAGAAGACCATCGCGGCCGGACTGCGCGCCGACACCCTCGGCTCCGCCATCAGCCCGCTCTTCAACGGCTTCATGTGCAGCGCCTTCGCCCAGAACATCGGGCTGGTCGCCATGACGAAGATCCGCAGCCGCTTCGTGGTGGCCTGTGGTGGTGGCTTCCTGGTCCTGATGGGCCTGTCGCCGATCGCGGCCTCGCTGATCTCGGTCGTCCCGCGGCCGGTGCTCGGCGGCGCGGGCGTCGTCCTCTTCGGCTCGGTCGCCGCGAGCGGCATCCAGACGCTCGTCAAGGCCGGCCTGGAGAAGGACAACAACGTGCTGATCGTGGCGGTCTCGCTGGCCGTCGGCATCATCCCGATCACGGAGCCGGAGTTCTACCACGCCTTCCCGGAGACCGCGAAGATCATCCTGGACTCGGGCATCTCGACCGGATGTGTCGCGGCGGTCCTGCTGAACCTGGTCTTCAACCACCTGGGCAAGCGCGGCGACGAGGACACGGTCACCGCACCCATGGAACCGGGCGAGGAGATCTCCGAGACCCGCACGGCCAAGGCGGCGCACGTCCACTGA
- a CDS encoding 8-oxoguanine deaminase, giving the protein MAAPSTVERIVVENCAIATVDANDTEYATGYLVVAGNKIESIGAGKAPEGLENVVRRIDATGHLVTPGLINTHHHFYQWITRGLATDHNLFNWLVALYPTWARIDEAMVRVAAQGSLAMMARGGVTTAMDHHYVYPKGSGDLSGAIIGAAQDMGVRFTLARGSMDRSVKDGGLPPDFAVETTEGALAATEETVKKHHDASFDAMTQVAVAPCSPFSISTELLREGAALGRRLGVRMHTHGSETVEEEKFCHELFGMGPTDYFESTGFLGEDVWMAHCVHMNDSDIEAFARTKTGVAHCPSSNARLAAGIARVPDMLRAGVPVGLGVDGTASNESGELHTELRNALLINRLGAHRESALNARQALRLGTYGGAQVLGRADNIGSLEPGKLADFVLWKIDGIGHSSIADPVTAIVFGAAAPVTASFVNGKQIVENNRLLFADEEAIARDARAEAQRLARITAQG; this is encoded by the coding sequence ATGGCAGCACCTTCGACTGTCGAACGCATCGTCGTCGAGAACTGTGCGATCGCGACCGTAGACGCCAACGACACCGAGTACGCCACCGGCTACCTCGTCGTCGCCGGCAACAAGATCGAGTCCATCGGCGCCGGCAAGGCGCCCGAGGGCCTGGAGAACGTGGTTCGCCGGATCGACGCCACCGGTCATCTGGTGACGCCCGGTCTGATCAACACCCACCACCACTTCTACCAGTGGATCACGCGGGGCCTGGCCACCGACCACAACCTCTTCAACTGGCTGGTCGCCCTCTACCCGACCTGGGCCCGCATCGACGAGGCCATGGTCCGCGTCGCCGCCCAGGGTTCGCTGGCCATGATGGCCCGCGGTGGTGTCACCACCGCGATGGACCACCACTACGTCTACCCGAAGGGCTCCGGCGACCTGTCCGGCGCCATCATCGGGGCCGCCCAGGACATGGGTGTCCGCTTCACCCTCGCCCGCGGCTCCATGGACCGCAGCGTGAAGGACGGCGGCCTGCCGCCGGACTTCGCCGTCGAGACCACCGAGGGCGCCCTCGCGGCGACCGAGGAGACGGTCAAGAAGCACCACGACGCCTCCTTCGACGCGATGACCCAGGTCGCCGTCGCCCCCTGCTCCCCGTTCTCCATCTCCACCGAGCTGCTCCGGGAAGGTGCCGCGCTCGGCCGCCGTCTCGGCGTGCGGATGCACACCCACGGCTCGGAGACCGTGGAGGAGGAGAAGTTCTGCCACGAGCTCTTCGGCATGGGCCCGACGGACTACTTCGAGTCCACCGGCTTCCTCGGCGAGGACGTGTGGATGGCCCACTGCGTCCACATGAACGACTCCGACATCGAGGCCTTCGCCCGTACGAAGACCGGTGTCGCCCACTGTCCGTCCTCCAACGCGCGGCTGGCCGCGGGCATCGCCCGCGTCCCGGACATGCTGCGCGCCGGCGTCCCGGTCGGCCTCGGTGTCGACGGCACCGCCTCCAACGAGTCGGGCGAGCTCCACACCGAGCTGCGCAACGCGCTCCTCATCAACCGTCTCGGCGCCCACCGCGAGTCCGCGCTCAACGCCCGCCAGGCGCTGCGCCTCGGTACGTACGGTGGCGCCCAGGTCCTCGGCCGCGCCGACAACATCGGTTCTCTGGAGCCCGGCAAGCTCGCCGACTTCGTGCTCTGGAAGATCGACGGCATCGGCCACTCGTCGATCGCCGACCCGGTCACCGCGATCGTGTTCGGCGCCGCTGCCCCGGTGACGGCCTCGTTCGTCAACGGCAAGCAGATCGTCGAGAACAACCGCCTGCTGTTCGCGGACGAAGAGGCGATCGCCCGCGACGCGCGCGCGGAGGCCCAGCGCCTGGCCCGTATCACGGCCCAGGGCTGA